In Candidatus Omnitrophota bacterium, one genomic interval encodes:
- a CDS encoding GuaB3 family IMP dehydrogenase-related protein translates to MGMWIGRGRKARRCYGFDEIALVPGSVTINPNEVDTSWKLGGRKFDVPILAAAMDGVVDVPFAAKMGELGGIAVLNLDGVQTRYEDPNEVLDKIAKAPPEEATHLVQGLYTEPVKEKLVEKRVKEMKAAGATAVVSCIPQNAERNGKIAQDAGADAFFVQSTVATVEHIATEYKVLDLPKFLQKTMKIPVVVGNVVTYEVALQLMQAGAKGVLVGVGPGAACTTRGVLGLGVPQVTATCDVAAARDFHYKTSAEYVPIITDGGMNTGGDICKAFACGADAVMVGSAFARAQEAPGRGYHWGMATPHHNLPRGTRIRVGTTGSLEQILFGPADLDDGSQNLVGALQTCMGSIGARNIQEMQITEIIIAPSIRTEGKIFQQAQRVGMGK, encoded by the coding sequence ATGGGAATGTGGATTGGACGGGGCCGGAAGGCCCGTAGATGCTACGGATTTGATGAGATTGCACTGGTGCCCGGCTCGGTCACCATCAACCCCAATGAGGTGGACACAAGCTGGAAATTGGGGGGGCGGAAATTTGATGTGCCGATCCTGGCTGCAGCCATGGACGGGGTTGTGGACGTGCCCTTTGCCGCGAAGATGGGCGAACTCGGAGGCATCGCCGTTCTCAACCTGGACGGGGTTCAGACCCGTTACGAGGACCCGAATGAGGTCCTGGACAAGATTGCCAAGGCGCCCCCCGAGGAGGCCACTCACCTGGTTCAGGGGCTCTACACGGAACCGGTCAAAGAAAAGCTGGTCGAAAAGCGCGTGAAGGAGATGAAAGCTGCGGGCGCCACGGCCGTGGTTAGTTGTATTCCCCAGAATGCCGAGCGCAACGGGAAGATTGCCCAGGATGCGGGTGCGGATGCGTTCTTTGTCCAGTCCACAGTCGCCACAGTGGAACACATTGCCACGGAATATAAGGTCTTGGACCTGCCCAAATTTCTCCAAAAGACAATGAAGATTCCCGTTGTGGTCGGGAATGTGGTGACCTATGAGGTGGCTCTTCAGCTCATGCAAGCCGGAGCCAAGGGCGTCTTGGTGGGTGTGGGGCCCGGAGCGGCGTGTACCACCCGGGGGGTCTTGGGCCTGGGTGTTCCCCAGGTGACGGCCACCTGCGATGTGGCGGCAGCTCGGGACTTTCACTATAAGACCTCGGCCGAATATGTGCCGATTATCACGGACGGGGGGATGAATACGGGCGGGGACATCTGCAAGGCCTTTGCCTGCGGGGCGGATGCGGTAATGGTCGGTTCGGCCTTTGCCCGCGCGCAGGAAGCGCCGGGCCGCGGTTACCATTGGGGCATGGCCACACCTCATCACAACCTGCCTCGCGGCACGCGGATACGCGTCGGCACCACAGGAAGCCTGGAGCAGATTCTTTTTGGTCCCGCAGATCTGGATGACGGCTCTCAGAACTTAGTGGGGGCTCTGCAAACGTGCATGGGCAGTATTGGCGCGCGCAATATCCAGGAAATGCAGATCACCGAAATCATTATTGCTCCGTCGATTCGTACTGAGGGAAAGATCTTCCAGCAAGCGCAGCGCGTTGGGATGGGGAAGTGA
- the groL gene encoding chaperonin GroEL (60 kDa chaperone family; promotes refolding of misfolded polypeptides especially under stressful conditions; forms two stacked rings of heptamers to form a barrel-shaped 14mer; ends can be capped by GroES; misfolded proteins enter the barrel where they are refolded when GroES binds), whose product MAKQLQYKDEARRSVLHGVEQLAAAVKVTLGPKGRNVILDKKFGAPTITKDGVTVAKEVELEDPFENMGAQLVKEVAEKTSDAAGDGTTTATVLAESIYREGLKNVTAGSNPTALKRGIEKAVEAAVEALKGLSKEVKSKKETAQVASIAANNDQFIGEIISDAMDKVGRDGVITVEEAKSMETTLEVVEGMQFDQGYLSPYFVTDSERMETSLENPYILIHEKKISVMKDMLPVLEKIAKTGKPLLIIAEDVDGEALATLVVNKLRGTLSCAAVKAPGYGDRRKQMLEDIAILTGGNAISEDLGIKLENLSLEDLGRAKRVTINKDDTTIIEGAGSTDKINARVSQIKKQIEDTDSDYDREKMQERLAKLAGGVAVINVGAATETEMKEKKARVEDALHATRAAVEEGIVPGGGVALLRTISSIEGLKLKGDEAIGRDIVLRAVEEPLRQIAANAGQEGSIVVQRVKSETGANGYDAQADQYRDMIQAGIIDPTKVTRTALQHAASIAGLLLTTETLITEKPEKEKAMPSMPGGGDMGY is encoded by the coding sequence GTGGCTAAGCAGCTGCAATATAAAGATGAAGCCCGGCGCTCGGTGCTCCACGGAGTGGAGCAGTTGGCCGCAGCGGTCAAGGTGACCCTGGGTCCCAAGGGCCGGAATGTGATTTTGGACAAAAAATTCGGCGCTCCGACCATTACCAAGGACGGGGTGACCGTTGCCAAGGAAGTGGAACTGGAGGATCCGTTTGAGAACATGGGCGCCCAGCTCGTGAAGGAAGTGGCGGAGAAGACCTCGGATGCAGCCGGTGACGGCACCACGACTGCGACGGTTTTGGCCGAGTCGATTTATCGCGAGGGACTGAAGAACGTGACAGCGGGTTCCAACCCGACAGCCCTGAAGCGCGGTATCGAAAAGGCCGTGGAAGCCGCGGTGGAGGCACTCAAAGGTCTGTCAAAAGAAGTGAAGAGCAAGAAAGAGACGGCCCAGGTAGCCAGCATCGCAGCCAACAACGATCAGTTCATCGGCGAGATCATTTCCGATGCCATGGACAAGGTCGGGCGTGACGGAGTGATTACCGTGGAAGAGGCCAAGAGCATGGAGACCACGCTTGAGGTCGTCGAAGGGATGCAGTTCGATCAGGGTTACTTGTCCCCGTACTTTGTGACCGATTCAGAGCGCATGGAAACCTCCTTGGAGAATCCCTATATCCTCATCCATGAGAAAAAGATCTCTGTGATGAAGGATATGCTGCCAGTTTTGGAAAAGATTGCCAAGACCGGCAAGCCGCTCCTGATCATTGCGGAAGATGTGGACGGTGAGGCCCTGGCCACTCTGGTGGTCAACAAGCTGCGCGGCACGCTTTCTTGCGCAGCGGTCAAGGCCCCGGGTTACGGCGATCGCCGCAAGCAGATGCTCGAGGATATTGCCATTCTCACGGGCGGAAATGCCATCAGCGAGGACCTGGGAATCAAGCTCGAGAATCTGAGTTTGGAGGATCTGGGGCGCGCCAAGCGGGTCACAATCAACAAGGACGACACCACGATTATCGAGGGTGCGGGCAGCACCGATAAAATCAATGCCCGGGTATCCCAGATCAAGAAGCAGATCGAGGACACGGATTCGGACTACGATCGTGAGAAGATGCAAGAGCGTCTGGCCAAGCTGGCCGGGGGTGTGGCGGTGATCAACGTGGGCGCCGCGACTGAGACTGAAATGAAGGAGAAGAAGGCCCGTGTCGAGGATGCCCTGCATGCGACCCGCGCAGCTGTGGAAGAGGGGATCGTCCCCGGCGGTGGCGTGGCTTTGCTCCGTACCATCTCAAGTATTGAGGGCCTGAAGCTCAAGGGCGATGAGGCGATCGGCCGTGACATTGTCTTGCGCGCTGTTGAGGAACCGCTCCGGCAGATTGCCGCGAATGCGGGCCAGGAAGGTTCCATTGTGGTGCAGCGGGTCAAGAGTGAGACCGGTGCCAACGGGTACGATGCCCAGGCGGATCAGTACAGGGATATGATCCAGGCTGGAATCATCGATCCGACCAAGGTCACGCGCACGGCTCTCCAGCATGCGGCGAGTATTGCCGGTTTGCTGCTGACGACCGAGACCCTAATCACCGAAAAGCCGGAGAAAGAGAAGGCCATGCCTTCAATGCCCGGCGGCGGGGATATGGGTTATTAA
- the groES gene encoding co-chaperone GroES, with translation MALKPLGDRVLVKLLEAEAKTQGGILLPDTAKEKPQEGEIVAVGTGKVLDSGEVKALDVKVGDKVLFGKYSGTEVTIKNTDEDYLIMREDDILAIVQ, from the coding sequence ATGGCCCTTAAGCCTTTGGGTGATCGAGTCCTGGTCAAGCTTCTGGAAGCAGAAGCAAAGACCCAGGGGGGTATTTTGTTGCCGGACACAGCCAAGGAAAAGCCCCAAGAGGGCGAGATTGTGGCCGTGGGCACGGGCAAGGTGCTGGACAGCGGTGAAGTGAAGGCGCTGGACGTCAAGGTGGGTGACAAGGTGCTTTTCGGCAAGTATTCCGGCACTGAGGTCACAATCAAGAATACTGACGAAGATTATTTGATTATGAGGGAAGACGACATTCTGGCCATTGTGCAGTAA
- a CDS encoding type III pantothenate kinase, whose translation MKACQILAIDIGNTRASCACFVGRRLMSTAHVPTEGLRSVSVADVRRIWKQLGPKDAGPDAVVLASVVPRVSAGLRKAIKAWCGSGPLELGRNLTVPLKVNYRPSSSVGPDRLAAALAAVAKLGAPVIVLDFGTALTIDVVNAQGVYDGGLIVPGIELSLDSLYKYTALLPAVKVKAPAGVLGHSTEASLLSGAIRGLGYVCDGAVAEIRLSLGKKTPVLGTGGRASLMRRYTRCLDQVDPHLTLRGLEIAFRSRDRSL comes from the coding sequence ATGAAGGCTTGTCAAATTTTGGCCATTGACATCGGAAACACGCGTGCAAGCTGCGCTTGCTTTGTGGGAAGGCGTTTGATGTCAACGGCCCATGTGCCCACTGAAGGGCTGCGGAGCGTGTCTGTGGCTGATGTGAGGCGCATCTGGAAGCAACTCGGACCAAAGGATGCCGGGCCGGATGCAGTGGTTTTGGCCAGTGTGGTGCCTCGTGTGAGCGCGGGCCTGCGCAAGGCGATCAAGGCATGGTGCGGATCCGGACCATTGGAGCTGGGACGCAACCTGACAGTGCCCCTGAAGGTCAACTACCGGCCGAGTTCCTCGGTGGGCCCGGATCGCTTGGCAGCCGCTTTGGCAGCAGTCGCGAAACTGGGAGCGCCGGTCATTGTCCTGGATTTTGGCACAGCCCTCACCATTGATGTGGTCAATGCACAGGGAGTGTACGACGGGGGATTGATCGTGCCTGGGATCGAACTTAGTCTGGATTCTCTGTACAAGTACACGGCTCTCCTGCCTGCAGTGAAGGTCAAAGCCCCGGCCGGGGTCTTGGGTCATTCCACAGAGGCCAGCCTGCTCAGCGGGGCAATCCGGGGATTGGGCTATGTGTGTGACGGGGCGGTTGCAGAGATCCGTTTATCTCTGGGAAAGAAGACTCCGGTATTGGGTACAGGGGGGCGGGCATCGCTGATGCGGCGCTACACCCGTTGCTTGGATCAAGTGGATCCCCACCTGACTCTCCGCGGCCTTGAAATTGCCTTTAGATCCAGGGACAGGTCTCTCTAA
- a CDS encoding biotin--[acetyl-CoA-carboxylase] ligase — protein sequence MTSEVGLDAPVSRNIKENGTMSTPTIGNTVRHLKEVGSTQDAARSWAAEGAAVGAVVVADSQTAGRGRHGRPWISPAGKGLYLSVVLGQDGAERGIQWSIAAAVAVSRALEGMTGLRAGIRWPNDVLVTGKKVCGILAETYSEGPLILGLGINLSGSGSDLDPQASTLAELRGSELEPEALLERLLEELGLCHTVLSEGRFEVLLMEARERSVLLGRQVRVQCSGREFTAQAVDLEANGALRVRTEDGKEESLTAAEVERLR from the coding sequence ATGACATCAGAAGTGGGGCTGGACGCTCCGGTCAGCCGGAACATCAAAGAGAATGGGACCATGAGCACACCCACAATCGGTAACACCGTAAGACACCTCAAAGAGGTCGGCTCCACCCAAGACGCAGCTCGCTCCTGGGCTGCTGAAGGGGCCGCCGTGGGTGCGGTTGTGGTGGCTGACTCCCAGACTGCGGGCCGAGGCCGCCACGGGCGCCCTTGGATTTCTCCGGCAGGCAAGGGGCTGTATCTTTCGGTGGTGCTCGGCCAAGATGGAGCCGAGAGGGGGATACAGTGGTCCATTGCCGCGGCAGTGGCTGTGAGCCGGGCTCTGGAGGGCATGACCGGTCTGCGGGCCGGCATTCGCTGGCCCAATGATGTGCTTGTCACGGGCAAGAAGGTTTGCGGTATTCTGGCAGAGACCTATAGCGAGGGCCCTCTGATCCTGGGCTTGGGAATTAATTTGAGCGGCAGCGGTTCAGACCTGGATCCCCAGGCCTCTACTCTGGCTGAGCTCAGAGGTTCGGAATTGGAGCCTGAGGCCTTGCTGGAGCGGCTTTTGGAGGAGCTTGGACTTTGCCACACTGTGTTGAGCGAGGGTCGTTTTGAAGTGCTTCTCATGGAAGCACGCGAAAGATCCGTGCTCCTGGGCCGGCAGGTGCGGGTGCAGTGTTCGGGACGCGAATTCACGGCACAGGCCGTGGATTTGGAAGCCAACGGCGCACTGCGGGTTCGTACGGAAGACGGCAAAGAAGAGAGTCTGACTGCCGCTGAGGTGGAGAGATTGCGATGA
- the uvrB gene encoding excinuclease ABC subunit UvrB, which yields MSLFQIESPFPPAGDQPQAIESLVKGIRNNERAQVLMGVTGSGKTFTMAHVIAQLNRPTLVMSHNKTLTAQLYSELKEFFPHNAVEYFVSYYDYYQPEAYIPHTDLYIEKDSSVNDELDRLRLSATTSLMSREDVIIVASVSCIYNLGSPKNYRSMLLFLEKGQIANREEVMEKLVAIQYDRTQYDLTRGSFRVRGDVLEILPAYSEKAFRIEWWDDEIERIAEIHPVSGNILERREKVAIYPAKHFVMEKDSMGPALKAIKQEMIERVRELNAAGKLVEAQRLESRTLYDLEMLEELGFCHGVENYSRHLSGREPGSRPDCLLDYFPPSFLTFFDESHVTIPQVIGMYEGDRVRKSTLVEYGFRLPSCLDNRPLRFEEFNQTIGQQVFMSATPAKYELTLAKGRVVEQIVRPTGLVDPPIEVRPTEGQVDDLVERVRERAKRHERVLVTTLTKRMAEDLSGYLQKMDLRVKYLHSDIGALERVEILRDLRLRKFDCLVGVNLLREGLDLPEVSLVAVLDADKEGFLRSQTSLIQVSGRAARNINGEVVLYADRETGSMQRALEECNRRRKIQEAYNKEHNITPRSIQKAIRDGIETHKEAEDIELQVTGQSEAEFINETVIADLQAEMERAARNLHFERAALIRDQIKILRGESDQSKAALQQGRFMHKSRKTHKNKRKFG from the coding sequence GTGAGCCTGTTCCAGATTGAAAGCCCTTTTCCTCCTGCCGGCGACCAGCCACAGGCCATTGAATCCTTGGTCAAAGGAATCCGCAATAACGAAAGGGCCCAGGTCCTCATGGGGGTGACGGGCAGCGGTAAGACTTTTACCATGGCCCACGTTATTGCGCAGTTAAACCGGCCTACCCTGGTCATGTCCCATAATAAGACTCTCACCGCCCAACTCTATAGTGAGCTCAAGGAGTTCTTTCCGCATAACGCAGTGGAGTACTTTGTGAGCTACTACGATTACTATCAGCCCGAAGCCTACATCCCCCATACGGATCTGTATATCGAAAAGGATTCTTCGGTCAACGATGAATTGGACCGCTTGCGCCTTTCCGCGACGACCTCTTTGATGTCGCGCGAGGATGTCATTATTGTGGCCAGTGTTTCCTGTATTTATAACCTGGGTTCGCCTAAGAACTACCGGTCTATGCTGCTGTTTTTGGAAAAGGGTCAGATTGCCAACCGCGAAGAGGTGATGGAAAAGCTCGTGGCCATTCAATACGATCGGACGCAATATGATTTGACTCGCGGCAGCTTCAGGGTCAGGGGAGATGTATTGGAGATTCTGCCGGCCTATTCGGAGAAGGCTTTTAGAATCGAGTGGTGGGATGATGAGATCGAACGCATTGCCGAAATTCATCCGGTGAGCGGTAATATCCTGGAACGGCGCGAAAAGGTGGCGATTTATCCGGCCAAGCATTTTGTCATGGAAAAAGATTCCATGGGGCCGGCGCTGAAAGCCATCAAGCAGGAAATGATTGAGCGCGTTAGGGAACTCAATGCTGCCGGCAAACTGGTTGAGGCACAGCGTTTGGAGTCACGGACGCTTTACGACTTGGAGATGCTTGAGGAACTCGGTTTTTGCCACGGGGTGGAAAACTATTCGCGGCATTTGAGCGGCCGGGAGCCGGGTTCGCGGCCGGATTGCCTGCTGGACTATTTTCCGCCCTCTTTTCTCACCTTCTTCGATGAGTCCCATGTGACGATCCCGCAGGTAATCGGCATGTATGAGGGAGATCGCGTTCGGAAGAGCACGTTGGTGGAATACGGATTCCGTTTGCCGTCTTGTTTGGATAACAGGCCTTTGCGTTTTGAGGAATTCAACCAGACTATCGGACAGCAGGTATTCATGTCGGCTACGCCGGCCAAGTACGAACTCACCCTGGCTAAGGGACGGGTGGTGGAACAGATTGTGCGGCCCACAGGCCTGGTGGACCCGCCCATTGAAGTGCGGCCGACTGAGGGACAGGTGGATGATTTGGTTGAGCGCGTCCGGGAGCGCGCCAAGCGCCATGAGCGTGTGTTGGTGACAACCCTTACCAAACGCATGGCCGAGGATCTGAGCGGCTATCTGCAAAAAATGGACTTGCGCGTCAAGTACCTGCACAGTGATATCGGCGCGCTTGAACGCGTGGAGATTCTCCGGGACTTGCGCCTGCGCAAATTCGATTGCCTGGTGGGTGTGAACCTGTTGCGTGAAGGTTTGGATTTGCCGGAGGTGAGTTTGGTTGCTGTTTTAGACGCAGACAAAGAAGGTTTCTTGCGTTCGCAGACCTCTCTGATTCAGGTATCGGGCCGCGCTGCGCGTAACATTAACGGAGAGGTTGTGCTTTACGCGGATCGGGAGACGGGTTCAATGCAGCGGGCCCTGGAGGAATGCAATCGCCGCCGCAAGATCCAGGAGGCTTACAATAAAGAACACAATATTACGCCGCGGAGTATTCAAAAGGCAATCCGGGATGGGATCGAAACCCACAAGGAGGCCGAGGACATAGAGCTGCAAGTCACGGGCCAATCCGAAGCGGAATTTATCAATGAGACGGTGATTGCGGATTTGCAGGCCGAGATGGAACGCGCGGCCAGAAACTTGCATTTTGAGCGAGCTGCCCTCATACGCGATCAAATCAAAATACTGCGCGGGGAGAGCGACCAATCCAAAGCCGCGCTCCAGCAAGGCCGTTTTATGCACAAGAGCCGCAAGACCCACAAGAACAAGCGGAAGTTTGGTTGA
- the nadC gene encoding carboxylating nicotinate-nucleotide diphosphorylase: MVVIPAQAGIYFGQLMEITRLAHPKRADARRIILEALREDSARKDCTSRAVLSPRIRTLGQITAKEEGILCGIRIAKWVFEEISTKAKVRLLAKDGDRIEKGQVVADVTGTAWVVFAGERVALNLLSHLSGIATETQRYVEKVKPHPAKILDTRKTLPGLRLFQRYAVGVGGGMNHRFDLADEILIKTNHLRLMSGWDEETQSHRKALREAMQRVQGRTPDAEGTRVMVEVANLHEFEEALHMKPDVVLLDNMGPAECAEAVRISRTLAHPPRLEISGGINLANVGRYAETGVDRISVGALTHSVRGLNFSLRAQLIFPEGGRHS, translated from the coding sequence GTGGTTGTCATCCCCGCGCAGGCGGGGATCTACTTTGGTCAACTTATGGAAATCACGAGACTTGCCCATCCTAAGCGCGCGGACGCGCGTCGAATTATCCTGGAAGCCCTGCGGGAGGATTCTGCCCGTAAGGACTGTACGTCCAGGGCGGTCTTGTCTCCGCGCATCCGGACCTTGGGCCAGATAACGGCTAAGGAAGAAGGAATACTCTGCGGGATTCGTATTGCCAAGTGGGTCTTTGAAGAAATTTCCACCAAGGCCAAGGTTCGTTTGTTGGCTAAGGATGGAGATAGGATTGAAAAGGGCCAGGTGGTGGCTGACGTCACGGGCACGGCCTGGGTTGTGTTTGCCGGTGAACGCGTGGCTCTCAATCTGTTGTCTCATCTCTCGGGAATTGCCACAGAAACACAGCGTTATGTAGAAAAGGTGAAACCCCATCCTGCTAAGATTTTGGATACGCGCAAGACATTGCCCGGTCTGCGTCTGTTCCAGCGCTATGCCGTGGGTGTGGGCGGGGGAATGAACCATCGCTTCGATTTGGCGGATGAGATTCTTATCAAGACCAATCACCTGCGTTTGATGTCCGGTTGGGATGAAGAGACTCAGAGCCATCGTAAAGCTTTACGTGAGGCCATGCAGAGAGTCCAAGGGCGCACACCAGACGCTGAAGGAACCAGGGTTATGGTGGAGGTCGCCAATCTGCACGAATTCGAAGAGGCACTTCATATGAAGCCGGATGTGGTACTTTTGGACAATATGGGGCCGGCCGAGTGTGCCGAAGCAGTGCGTATTTCCCGTACCTTGGCCCATCCTCCGAGGCTCGAGATCTCAGGAGGCATTAACTTGGCCAATGTGGGCCGGTATGCCGAGACCGGGGTAGACCGGATTTCCGTGGGGGCCCTCACCCATTCGGTACGCGGCCTGAATTTTTCTCTGCGTGCCCAACTCATCTTTCCTGAAGGCGGACGGCATTCGTGA
- a CDS encoding rRNA pseudouridine synthase, with product MTLSKRHRPRLSRSSNATGTPKPKSSRRPKSASSPSSKASEPVRLQVALAHAGVASRRKAETLITQGRVKVNGSTVRELGVKVDPAKDRVEFDGKPLRKSPEEFICLLLYKPKGVISTVSDERSRRTIMSLLPPDTPRVYPVGRLDRDTTGLLLLTNDGEIAFRLAHPSFEVHKKYRVWVRGKVRLEDLRRLEKGVQLERRERKTAPARLERLSMEEGVTCIEVVLHEGRNRQIRRMFEGLGYEVQRLKRVELAGLTLGRLKPGESRRLSTQEVTQLKKAVKL from the coding sequence ATGACTTTGTCCAAAAGGCACCGCCCGAGGTTGTCGCGGTCCAGCAACGCAACCGGGACGCCAAAGCCGAAGAGCTCCAGAAGGCCGAAGAGCGCATCCTCTCCTTCCAGTAAGGCCTCAGAGCCGGTTCGCCTTCAGGTGGCCTTGGCCCATGCGGGCGTGGCTTCCCGCAGAAAGGCGGAGACCCTTATTACCCAGGGGCGCGTCAAGGTCAATGGGAGCACGGTGCGCGAACTGGGAGTCAAGGTGGATCCGGCCAAGGACCGGGTTGAGTTTGACGGCAAGCCTCTGCGAAAGAGTCCGGAGGAATTCATCTGTCTTTTGCTGTACAAACCCAAGGGTGTGATTTCGACTGTTTCGGATGAGCGTTCGCGACGTACAATTATGTCCCTTTTGCCGCCGGACACGCCCCGTGTCTATCCGGTTGGGCGTTTGGACCGGGACACCACAGGGCTGTTGCTTTTGACCAATGACGGAGAGATTGCCTTTCGCCTGGCTCATCCGAGCTTTGAGGTCCACAAGAAATACCGGGTTTGGGTGCGGGGCAAGGTGCGCCTGGAGGATTTGCGCAGGCTGGAAAAGGGTGTTCAGCTGGAGAGGCGGGAGCGCAAGACTGCGCCGGCGCGTCTGGAGCGCTTGAGTATGGAGGAAGGCGTGACCTGTATCGAAGTCGTGCTTCACGAGGGCCGGAACCGGCAGATCCGGCGGATGTTCGAAGGTTTGGGCTATGAGGTACAGCGACTCAAGCGCGTAGAGCTCGCAGGCTTGACTCTCGGACGTCTCAAACCCGGGGAATCGCGGCGTCTCTCAACGCAAGAGGTGACACAGCTCAAGAAGGCGGTAAAATTGTAG